The proteins below come from a single Deinococcus radiodurans R1 = ATCC 13939 = DSM 20539 genomic window:
- the cysC gene encoding adenylyl-sulfate kinase, producing MPQGERVNKAGRVVWFTGLSGAGKSTLATALFEELSARGEAVELLDGDAVRENLSKGLGFSREDRDTNVRRIAFVAGLLAKHGVTVLVSAISPYADTRREVLASLPNALEVFVDAPLEVVTERDVKGLYLKALAGEIPHFTGVSDPYEAPENPDLHLRTDRISVEDGVQQLLGRLSDDR from the coding sequence CTGCCACAGGGGGAGAGGGTTAATAAGGCTGGCCGCGTCGTCTGGTTCACCGGCCTCTCCGGCGCGGGCAAAAGCACCCTGGCGACGGCCCTGTTTGAAGAACTGTCGGCGCGCGGCGAAGCGGTGGAACTGCTTGACGGTGACGCTGTGCGCGAGAACCTGTCCAAAGGGCTGGGCTTTTCCAGGGAGGACCGCGACACCAACGTGCGCCGCATCGCCTTCGTGGCGGGGCTGCTCGCCAAGCACGGGGTGACGGTATTGGTCAGCGCCATCAGCCCCTACGCCGACACCCGCCGCGAGGTGCTCGCCAGCTTGCCGAACGCGCTGGAAGTGTTCGTGGACGCGCCGCTGGAAGTCGTCACCGAGCGCGACGTGAAGGGGCTGTACCTCAAGGCGCTCGCCGGAGAAATCCCGCACTTTACCGGCGTCTCCGACCCTTATGAGGCGCCCGAGAATCCCGACCTGCACCTGCGGACTGACCGCATCAGTGTGGAGGACGGGGTGCAACAACTGCTGGGGAGGCTGAGTGATGACCGCTGA
- a CDS encoding phosphoadenylyl-sulfate reductase translates to MTAEVRTPEQGGGPLTTEPRAPRSAPGHADASAPAFGPETDPRDIIRWALAAHPDLLMPSAFNLNGVVLLDLAAQAGYRGEVVFVDTGYHFPETLATRDRLESRYPELTFVTLNAGASPDDGQTPPDLYASDPDACCAARKVDPLQRYLKEQGPSALLNARSRDQASTRADIPFVEEGGARRRVNPLAHWTREQLEAYAAEHDLPVNPLYFDGFLSIGCWPCTRAVKPGEDARAGRWAGKGKTECGLWQGENKL, encoded by the coding sequence ATGACCGCTGAAGTAAGAACTCCCGAACAGGGCGGCGGGCCTCTAACGACTGAGCCGCGCGCGCCCCGCAGCGCACCGGGACATGCCGACGCTTCGGCCCCCGCTTTTGGCCCCGAAACCGACCCGCGCGACATCATCCGCTGGGCGCTGGCCGCGCACCCCGACCTGCTGATGCCGAGTGCGTTCAACCTCAACGGCGTGGTGCTGCTCGACCTCGCGGCGCAGGCGGGCTACCGGGGCGAAGTCGTCTTTGTGGACACCGGCTACCACTTTCCCGAAACGCTGGCGACCCGTGACCGGCTGGAAAGCCGCTACCCTGAGCTGACCTTCGTGACCCTGAACGCGGGCGCCTCGCCGGATGACGGACAGACGCCCCCCGATCTCTACGCCAGCGACCCCGATGCCTGTTGCGCGGCCCGCAAGGTGGACCCCTTGCAGCGCTACTTGAAGGAGCAAGGTCCCTCGGCGCTCCTCAACGCCCGCAGCCGCGATCAGGCGAGCACCCGCGCCGACATCCCCTTTGTGGAGGAAGGCGGCGCCCGGCGCCGGGTCAACCCGCTGGCCCACTGGACCCGCGAGCAGCTCGAGGCCTACGCCGCCGAGCACGACCTGCCGGTCAACCCGCTGTACTTCGACGGCTTTCTGAGCATCGGCTGCTGGCCCTGCACCCGCGCCGTGAAACCCGGCGAAGATGCCCGCGCCGGACGCTGGGCAGGCAAAGGCAAGACCGAATGCGGACTGTGGCAGGGCGAGAACAAGTTGTAA